GCGCAGGGCGGAATCAATGCTGCCAAAAATTATCAGAATGATGGTGATAGTATTTACAGGCTGTTTTATGATACGATCAAAGGCGGAGATTACAGAGCCCGTGAAGCCAATGTGTACAGACTTGCTGAGGTGAGTGTGGATATTATTGACCAATGTGTCGCTCAGGGTGTTCCTTTTGCCCGTGAATACGGCGGTCTCCTGGAAAACAGATCCTTTGGTGGTGTGCAGGTTTCCCGGACATTTTATGCCAGAGGTCAGACCGGACAACAGTTACTCATCGGCGCCTATCAATCATTGTCCAGACAGATTGCCTTAGGTACAGTAAAAATGTATAACCGACATGAAATGCTGGATTTAGTGAAAGTGGATGGAAAAGCAAGAGGCATAATAGCCCGAAATTTGTTGACCGGAGAATTGGAAAGACATGCAGCACACTGCGTCGTCATCGCAACCGGTGGTTATGGAAATGTCTTTTACCTGTCCACCAATGCAATGATGTGCAACGTGACAGCAGCCTGGAAATCTGTCAAAAAAGGTGCTTTGATGGCAAATCCTTGTTTTACGCAAATACATCCGACTTGTATTCCGGTATCCGGAGAATACCAATCCAAACTGACACTCATGTCCGAATCACTCCGTAATGACGGACGTGTATGGGTTCCAAAAAGAAAGGAAGATGCAGAATTAGTCAGACAAGGAAAACTGAACGGCAAAGATATAGTTGAAGAAAATCGTGATTATTTTCTCGAAAGAAGATACCCTGCTTTTGGGAATCTTGTGCCGAGAGACGTGGCATCCAGAGCAGCAAAAGTGGAGTGTGATAAAGGACATGGGGTAAACCCTACCGGATTGGCAGTGTATCTGGATTTCAGTGCAGCCATTGAACGATATGGCAGAGGTGAAGCAAGCATTCAGGGATTAACGAATCTTACCAAAGAAAAAATTATTGAATTAGGGGAAGCTGTGGTTTCTGAGAAATATGGGAATCTTTTTGAAATGTATGAAAAGATCACCGGAGAGAATCCATACAAAATGCCAATGAAAATATATCCCGCAGTACATTATACGATGGGCGGTGTTTGGGTGGATTATAATCTGGAAACAAATGTTCCCGGCCTTTTTGCTTTGGGTGAATGTAATTTTTCTGACCACGGAGCCAACAGATTGGGTGCTTCTGCCCTGATGCAGGGACTCGCTGACGGATACTTTGTGATTCCCTACACGATCGGAACATTTCTGAGCAATGAAATATCAACGCCAAAAATCAGTACAGATTTACCGGAATTTAAGGAAGCAGAAGCACAAATAAAAAATCAGATTCAACAATTACTTTCCATTAAGGGAAATCAAACCACAGAAAGTTTCCACAGAAGATTGGGCAAAATCATGTGGGACTATTGCGGTATGGCCAGAAATGAAGAAGGTCTGAAAAAAGGAAGGCAAATGATACGGGATCTTAGAAATGAATTCTATTCTGATCTGTACATTCCCGGTGATGCCAATGAATTTAATCCGGAGCTTGAAAAAGCTATACGAGTGGCTGATTTTCTTGAATTGGGAGAAG
The genomic region above belongs to Saprospiraceae bacterium and contains:
- a CDS encoding fumarate reductase/succinate dehydrogenase flavoprotein subunit; translated protein: MKLNSNIPKGPLAVKWTDYKSNIPLVAPNNKRKLEVIVVGSGLAGASAAASLGELGYDVKCFTYHDSPRRAHSIAAQGGINAAKNYQNDGDSIYRLFYDTIKGGDYRAREANVYRLAEVSVDIIDQCVAQGVPFAREYGGLLENRSFGGVQVSRTFYARGQTGQQLLIGAYQSLSRQIALGTVKMYNRHEMLDLVKVDGKARGIIARNLLTGELERHAAHCVVIATGGYGNVFYLSTNAMMCNVTAAWKSVKKGALMANPCFTQIHPTCIPVSGEYQSKLTLMSESLRNDGRVWVPKRKEDAELVRQGKLNGKDIVEENRDYFLERRYPAFGNLVPRDVASRAAKVECDKGHGVNPTGLAVYLDFSAAIERYGRGEASIQGLTNLTKEKIIELGEAVVSEKYGNLFEMYEKITGENPYKMPMKIYPAVHYTMGGVWVDYNLETNVPGLFALGECNFSDHGANRLGASALMQGLADGYFVIPYTIGTFLSNEISTPKISTDLPEFKEAEAQIKNQIQQLLSIKGNQTTESFHRRLGKIMWDYCGMARNEEGLKKGRQMIRDLRNEFYSDLYIPGDANEFNPELEKAIRVADFLELGEVMMLDALNRNESCGGHFREESVTPEGEALRNDADYAYVAAWEWDENEPILHKEDLIFENVELKTRSYK